One part of the Arachidicoccus terrestris genome encodes these proteins:
- a CDS encoding efflux transporter outer membrane subunit: protein MNTYIQYKKASPLMISIRLLFILALMAFWVACKTPAALQGKDEPQAIPSVYSPAVTTGELKAFDSTANLASLPWEEFFKDSSLRRLIQQGLAYNYDLKRAINRLDIARVNLKQAKLLQLPSLGISADGNYNRFSDNGLTGSSMSGAGIHHYEDYNLQLQLSWEADIWGKIRNQQKYALEDYLRTGEAGQAIRTQLIADIAKGYYNLLILERQYQIATSSLILADSTLELTRLLKAAGKTNQLSVQQTAAQRETVALLLPDLEDQIAAQQNALRELTGAMPGSIGDHGQLDDVQLPGVIQTGAPADLLSNRPDVRTVELSLKMAISKIGVAKANLYPSLRITAAGGVESLKTSNWFNLPASLFGMVAGSILQPVFQQGALKRDYKVAQLEKEDAVLAFRASVLHAVTEVTDALTHYQKLNSQSIMAERQVDTLQQGAENASLLYKSGLANYLEVISAQNNSLQAELNLASIHGRELIAAVDIYRSLGGGRKH from the coding sequence ATGAATACATACATTCAATATAAAAAAGCTTCTCCTTTAATGATTAGTATCAGGCTGCTTTTTATCCTGGCGCTCATGGCTTTCTGGGTTGCCTGTAAAACACCTGCAGCATTGCAAGGGAAGGATGAACCGCAGGCAATCCCCAGTGTTTACAGTCCGGCGGTCACAACCGGTGAATTAAAAGCATTTGACAGTACAGCTAATCTGGCCAGCCTTCCCTGGGAAGAGTTCTTTAAGGATTCCAGTCTTAGACGACTCATTCAACAAGGCCTGGCTTATAACTATGATCTTAAAAGAGCCATCAACCGGCTGGATATTGCCCGCGTGAATCTGAAACAGGCAAAGCTGTTACAGCTACCTAGCTTGGGCATATCAGCGGATGGAAATTATAACCGGTTTTCTGATAATGGCTTAACAGGAAGCAGTATGTCAGGTGCAGGTATTCATCATTATGAAGACTATAACCTGCAACTGCAGCTTTCATGGGAAGCTGATATCTGGGGCAAGATCCGTAACCAGCAAAAATATGCGTTGGAAGACTATCTGAGAACCGGTGAAGCCGGGCAAGCCATCCGCACGCAGCTCATTGCTGACATCGCTAAAGGTTATTACAACCTTCTTATTCTGGAAAGACAATATCAGATCGCGACCTCCAGTCTGATCCTGGCAGATAGCACGCTCGAATTGACCCGATTGCTTAAAGCCGCCGGTAAGACCAACCAGCTCTCCGTTCAGCAGACCGCTGCACAAAGAGAAACAGTCGCTTTATTACTGCCCGATCTGGAAGACCAGATCGCAGCCCAGCAAAATGCGCTACGGGAACTAACGGGCGCCATGCCCGGCAGTATCGGAGATCATGGCCAGTTAGATGATGTACAATTGCCCGGCGTTATTCAAACGGGTGCACCGGCAGACTTGCTGAGCAACCGCCCTGATGTCAGAACGGTCGAGCTATCGCTAAAAATGGCCATCAGTAAAATAGGGGTGGCAAAAGCCAACCTTTATCCATCGCTGCGTATTACAGCAGCCGGAGGGGTTGAGTCGCTCAAAACAAGCAATTGGTTCAACCTGCCAGCGTCTTTATTCGGCATGGTCGCTGGCAGTATTCTGCAACCCGTATTCCAGCAAGGTGCGTTAAAAAGAGATTACAAAGTGGCACAATTGGAAAAGGAAGATGCGGTTCTGGCCTTCAGGGCATCCGTATTACATGCTGTGACAGAAGTCACCGATGCCTTAACCCACTACCAGAAATTAAATAGCCAATCCATTATGGCGGAGCGGCAGGTAGATACCCTGCAACAGGGTGCAGAAAATGCTTCTCTTCTCTATAAAAGCGGCCTGGCAAATTATCTGGAAGTCATCAGCGCGCAGAACAACTCTCTGCAGGCAGAATTGAACCTGGCGTCTATCCACGGCAGAGAGCTGATCGCTGCAGTTGACATTTATCGCAGCCTGGGTGGTGGAAGAAAGCATTAA
- a CDS encoding alkene reductase, which yields MEKIFTPFDKNGWQLKNHIVMAPMTRSRAIGNIPNELMATYYGQRTEAGLIISEATAVSPDSLGYTRIPGIFNQAQIEGWKKITSTVHQNGSKIFLQIVHAGRIGHIDNLPEGARLVGVSDIAANGQIFTDTRQMQDFSQPYPLNTSEVESIIDTFVTAARNAIQAGFDGVELHSANGYLMEQFLNPHINNRTDRFGGSIENRSRFVLAIASKVAAAIGKSNVGIRLSPYSTINDLPSYDSTQVHETYTYLAEKLNDIGLRYIHIASNPDADRATYKAFRDLFSGILIYCNGLDQGRAEALLQEGAADLVGFGRHFISNPDLISKMQQNVQLVEPDYATFYAAGEQGYTDYSFLN from the coding sequence ATGGAAAAAATATTTACACCATTTGATAAAAATGGTTGGCAGTTAAAAAATCATATTGTTATGGCACCTATGACCCGCTCCAGAGCCATCGGGAATATTCCCAATGAGCTTATGGCCACCTATTACGGTCAGCGTACTGAGGCGGGTCTTATTATTTCTGAGGCCACAGCCGTCAGTCCGGATTCATTAGGGTATACAAGGATCCCGGGGATATTCAATCAGGCACAAATAGAAGGCTGGAAAAAAATCACTAGCACAGTGCATCAGAACGGTTCAAAAATATTTTTACAGATCGTCCATGCCGGCAGAATCGGGCACATCGATAATTTGCCGGAAGGTGCGAGACTGGTCGGCGTTTCTGATATTGCAGCCAACGGCCAAATCTTTACGGATACCCGGCAAATGCAAGATTTTTCCCAGCCTTATCCATTGAATACTTCTGAAGTAGAATCAATTATTGATACGTTTGTAACCGCCGCCAGAAATGCCATTCAGGCTGGATTTGACGGTGTCGAACTACACAGTGCCAATGGCTACCTGATGGAACAGTTTTTAAACCCTCATATCAATAACAGAACAGATCGCTTTGGAGGAAGTATTGAAAACAGGAGCCGCTTTGTACTCGCCATCGCCAGTAAAGTTGCCGCAGCCATCGGAAAGTCAAATGTAGGCATCCGGCTCTCCCCGTATTCAACGATCAATGATCTTCCCTCCTATGACAGTACTCAAGTACATGAAACCTATACCTATCTGGCGGAAAAGTTAAATGATATTGGTCTAAGGTACATACATATTGCATCTAACCCTGACGCAGACCGCGCCACCTATAAAGCGTTCCGGGACCTGTTCTCCGGTATTCTGATATACTGTAATGGCTTAGATCAAGGACGTGCCGAAGCGTTGTTGCAGGAAGGTGCCGCTGACCTGGTCGGCTTTGGCAGGCACTTTATTTCGAATCCGGATCTCATTTCAAAAATGCAGCAAAATGTTCAGCTTGTGGAACCGGATTATGCCACCTTTTACGCTGCGGGTGAGCAAGGCTATACAGACTATTCCTTCCTGAACTGA
- the tsaD gene encoding tRNA (adenosine(37)-N6)-threonylcarbamoyltransferase complex transferase subunit TsaD, with protein sequence MPTSVTILGIESSCDETSASICVDGKILSNVIATQKIHEKYGGVVPELASRAHIQNIVPVVDTALKESGRSLNEIDAVAFTQAPGLIGSLLVGAQFAKSTALALGKPLIAVHHMQAHVLANLIGEHTPEFPFLCLTVSGGHTQIVKASSPLKMEVLGETIDDAAGEAFDKTAKILGLPYPGGPLIDKYAAQGDPLAFSFAKPQVPGLNFSFSGVKTSVLYFLQKQQQEDPNFVRDHLPDLAASIQYTIIEVLIKKLKKAIKETGISHVCIAGGVSANSGLRTALENLGQELNVSTYRPDFQYCVDNAGMIAMTGYYKYQAGDFASMDVSPTARASW encoded by the coding sequence ATGCCCACTTCCGTTACCATACTTGGAATTGAAAGCTCCTGTGATGAAACCAGTGCCTCCATTTGCGTGGATGGTAAAATATTATCAAATGTTATTGCCACACAAAAAATACATGAAAAATATGGCGGAGTGGTGCCGGAGCTGGCCAGCAGGGCACATATTCAGAATATCGTCCCTGTTGTCGATACCGCGTTGAAGGAATCAGGCAGGTCCTTAAATGAAATTGATGCGGTCGCTTTTACCCAGGCGCCCGGGTTAATTGGCAGCTTGCTGGTCGGAGCACAATTTGCTAAATCTACGGCTTTGGCATTAGGCAAACCACTGATAGCTGTACATCATATGCAGGCACATGTATTGGCTAATTTGATAGGGGAGCATACACCTGAATTTCCTTTTTTATGTCTGACGGTTAGCGGCGGTCATACCCAAATAGTAAAAGCCAGCAGTCCCCTCAAAATGGAGGTATTGGGCGAAACCATTGACGATGCGGCCGGAGAGGCATTTGATAAAACGGCTAAGATCCTTGGATTGCCTTATCCAGGAGGCCCCTTGATTGACAAGTATGCAGCGCAAGGGGATCCCTTAGCCTTTTCGTTTGCTAAACCTCAGGTGCCGGGTTTAAATTTTAGTTTCAGCGGCGTCAAGACATCCGTACTTTACTTTTTGCAGAAGCAACAGCAGGAAGATCCAAATTTTGTACGTGATCATCTTCCGGACCTTGCCGCTTCCATTCAATATACCATTATTGAAGTCCTTATAAAAAAACTGAAGAAAGCCATTAAAGAGACAGGCATAAGTCATGTTTGCATTGCCGGAGGAGTCAGTGCTAACAGCGGTCTGAGGACCGCCCTTGAAAATCTGGGGCAAGAGTTGAATGTTTCTACTTATCGTCCTGATTTTCAATACTGTGTAGATAATGCGGGAATGATTGCCATGACAGGCTACTATAAATATCAGGCCGGAGACTTTGCTTCTATGGACGTAAGCCCAACGGCCAGAGCCAGCTGGTAA